GCTGCGCCGATACCCGCGCGTAATCGTTATCCACCCCCGCGATCAGGATATCGCATTCCGCGAAACTCTCATAGAGCTCAGCCGAGAACGCCTTCATGTGCGCGACGACATCGATACCCGCCCCGAACGACTCCAGTTCGCGCTTCAGCACATCCGCCTTCGGTTTGCCCGTGTCGCCCGGTAATGTCCCATACAGGCGGTTGCGGTTCGATTCTTCTATAATATCCGGGTCTGCTATCGTAAACTTCGCGAACCCGTGCCGTACCGCCGACAAGGCGAACGGGAAACCCAGCCCGCCCGCGCCGATCAGCCCGAGCCTCGCGCCGCGGAGCGTGTCGAAATTGCGCGCACCGAGCCAGAGCAGTGTCCGGTGATGGGCGTCGCCATGACCGGCGATCGTCCTTTCGAGCGGCGCGGAATAGTACGAACCGCCGTCCGCCATCGCGAGAGTGTCGACCCGCGCGCCGGAAAAGCGCGACGCCTCCGCCAGCGCGGGGAATATGTCACGGGTATCGCCGTGACCGAACAGCGAGAGCAGGGTGTCGCCGAGGAGGACATTCCACACCGGGCGCCCGGTATCCTCCTCCGCCGCGCGGAGACTGTATTCCACCGTATCGGCAAAACGCAGTTCGATGCGCTCCGCCGGGAGGTTGTGCCCCGATTCGCGGAGATACGGGGTATCCGGGATATAGGAGTCCCCGAGACGCCGGAACTCCATCGACCCGCCGGCCATCCCGCAAATCGCGCGGAACCGCGCGGGAGTTAAAAATACCTTAGCCATCGCACCTACCCTGTCCTATCTATTTCTAACGGTTGATACTGTTCCGGCTGTCTGCCTTTCTTCCCCGCCATGCTTCTCGGTATCCCCTCCACGCTTCGCGTGAAGGCAAGCTGCCGTCGCGGGACTCCTCACATCCCGCGAGTCGCGCACAATATTTCTTTGCCTCTTTTTTTTCCCTGTTGTTTGCATTTTGCCTTTTTCCCCCGCC
This genomic stretch from Brevinematales bacterium harbors:
- a CDS encoding ThiF family adenylyltransferase; translation: MAKVFLTPARFRAICGMAGGSMEFRRLGDSYIPDTPYLRESGHNLPAERIELRFADTVEYSLRAAEEDTGRPVWNVLLGDTLLSLFGHGDTRDIFPALAEASRFSGARVDTLAMADGGSYYSAPLERTIAGHGDAHHRTLLWLGARNFDTLRGARLGLIGAGGLGFPFALSAVRHGFAKFTIADPDIIEESNRNRLYGTLPGDTGKPKADVLKRELESFGAGIDVVAHMKAFSAELYESFAECDILIAGVDNDYARVSAQLFALLARKPLFDMGSGIFLDDNLAAEPSPSEMGGQVRAALPDGPCLGCMGLDPASAEDDIARGRGIERGYIIGTDVTPPAVVTLNSIVASACLSMTVDYLTRPGGLAVRHLCYDQLGYRFRAVAEEREKHCPICSI